The genomic stretch AGGGGTTGCCGCTGTTGTACTGCGCGTCCGCCGCGACGCCCTCGTCGACCTGGATGCCGTACTCGGCGAGCAGCTCGCCCAGGCCGTCCCGGAGCCCCGCGTCCGTGAAGTAGAGCACGCGCCCGCCCTGGGTGAGGTAGCGGCGCAGCACCTCCACCTCGGGCGAGGAGAAGGGCACGCGCGCGCCCGCGATGACGACGAGCGAGGCGTCCCGGGGGAGGTCCGTCGCGCCGGTGAGGTAGATGGCCTCCACGCCGTAGCCCTCCTGAAGGAGCTGTCGCCGCAGCTCGGACAGCGTGGCGCCGGGGTCGTCCGGCGCCGCGTCGTCCTTGGCCAGGGGCCACTCGCCGTGGCCGGTGACGAAGTAGACGCGCTGCGTTCCCACCGCGTTCAGCTTGATGAGGGCGTTGGTGAGGTCCTGCTCGGACACGACGCTCAGCGTGGTGTGGGAGGCCAGGGGCCCCTCGCCGCGCGACAGCACCACCGTCGCCTGTCCCTCCTTGAGCTGGTACATCGCGGCCAGGTCGGGGACCCGGCGCGGGTCCTCGAGGACGTACTCGAAGCGCTCCGGGGCCTGGGCCTGGTATCGCCGGAACAGCTCCTCCGTCAGGGCGTACGAGGCGTGGGTCGGCGTCATGAAGCCGTAGGCGCGCACCTTCTCGGGCAGCGACTCCAGCGTGGCCACCGTCTGGGGCGCGAGCGAGTGGAGCTTGCCGCGCGTCAGGTCCCAGCGGGCGTTGTGGCGATAGGCGACGAGGTTGACGACCACGAGGACCGCCAGCGCGCCCAGCACGACGAGCGCCGAGCGGACGAAGCCGACGCTCGAACGGCGCGCGTCGGGACTGCCGAAGGCGCGCAGGTTCGTGGCGACACACACGCCGAGCAGGACCAGGCCGATGCCGGCCTTCACGGCGGTGGCCACGGGACTGCCCGAGGTGAGGAAGAGGGTGGCGGGGCTCGACAGGAGCAGCAGGAGCCCGAAGGCGCCCAGATATCGACCGATGAGGGCCACGTTCATGTCCGGGTTCCCTTCAGGCCTGGCGCTGGACTTCGACGGCCCGGTGGGTGAGCAGCAGCGAGAAGGCGATGACGGAGGCGAAGAACACGAACGATTGCACCTCCACCACGCCCTTGAGCAGGTTCTGGAGCTGCGCGTCGAAGGACACGTACGTCAGCACCGAGCGCAGGGGCTCCGACGTGGCCTGCGCCACGCTGGTCAGGAGCATCCACGGCAGCAGCACCGCGAACGTGAGCAGGGCCGCCAGCATCTGGCTCTCCGTCAGGGCGGAGATGAACAGCCCCACCGCCATGCACGTGGCGCCCCACAGCAGCACGCCCACGTAGCCCGTCAGCACCGTGGGCCACTCCAGCGCGGCGCCCGTGTCGGCGTGGCCGAAGAGGGACAGCAGCGCCGGGAAGAGGAGGGTGAGGCCGAGCGTGGCGGTGATGATGCCCAGCCCGCCCAGGTACTTGCCCACCACGACTTCGAGCGGCCGCACCGGCGACGTCATCAAGAGCTCGTACGTCTTGTTGCGCTTCTCCTCCGCGAACAGGCGCATGGAGAGGAAGGGGGCGACGAACAGGGTGATGATGATGACCGAGCCCCACAGCTGCACCACCACGCCCTCGGTGAGGTTGCGGTAGCTGTCGTAGTCCGGGGGCATCCGGGCCCACGTCGCCTCCCGCGCCATCTCCTGGACCTGTTGGAAGGACTCCAGCAGGGCGGCGAAGAAGAACGCGGAGAGGGCCATCATCGCGGTGAAGACGACGTAGGCCCACGGGGTGGTGAAGTAGAGGGACAGTTCCTTGCGGGCGATGGCCAGGGCGGTGCGCATGGGGCCGGGGTTCCTCGCGGGTGGGGCGCGCGCTCAGGCGGCGGTCAGCTTGATGAACACTTCCTCCAACGACGCGCTCTGCGACGGGCCGTGGAGGCCGGCCAGCTTGCGCAGGTCGTCGTGGGCGACGATGCGCCCCTGGTTGAGGATGAGGACCCGCTCGCAGGTCATCGTCACCTCCGGGAGGATGTGCGTGGAGAGGATGACGGTGTGCTTGCCGGCCAGGCCCTTGATGAGCGCGCGCACCTCCGCGCGCTGCGCGGGGTCCAGCCCCTCGGTGGGCTCGTCGAGGATGAGCACGGGCGGTGCGCCCAGCAGCGCCTGGGCGATGCCGGTGCGCTGCTTGTAGCCCTTCGACAGCTCCTGGATGAGGCGCCCCAGCACGTGGCTCACGCCGGTGAGGCTGGCCACCCGCTCGACCTCCGCCTCGAGTCCTCGCGAGGGCAGGCGCTTGAGCGAGGCCACGAACCGCAGGTACCCGTGGACCGTCATCTCCGGGTAGAGCGGCGGCGTCTCGGGCAGGTAGCCGATGCGGCGCTTCACCTCCAGCGGGTGCGTCGTGACGTCGAAGCCGCCCACCTTCACCACGCCCTCCGACGGCGGCAGGAAGCCGGTGAGGACCTTCATCGTGGTGGACTTGCCCGCGCCGTTCGGCCCGAGGAAGCCGAGCAGCTCGCCCTCCTCGATGCTGAAGGAGAGGTCCTCGATGGCCACGCGGTCGCGATACCGCCGGGTGAGGTGCTGCACCTCGATCATCGGCATGGGGAGGGCTCCAGGGAAGCGAAGGCTCGACCCTGGGCCGCTGGGCGTGGAGAGCGAGTCTCGGGCGGCCCGGGCAGACCGCGGCCGACTATAGAAGCCGACCTCGGGGTGTCAAGGCGACGCACCCCTGGCGTCCCCGGAGCGGGCGGGCTGGCCGGCGTCCTGCAAGAATGGTCCGGGGTGTGGTTCCTTGGACACGCCCATCAGGGGTAGTGAGACGCTCATGCCTATCGTGGTGCAGAAGTACGGCGGCTCGTCGGTGGCCGACGTGGAGAAGATTCGCAAGGTGGCGCGGCGTGTGAAGGACAAGCGCGACGCCGGGTATCAGGTGGTGGTGGTGGTCAGCGCCATGGGTGACACCACGGACGAACTGCTGGCGTTGGCCAAGCAGGTGTCGCCGGATCCTCCGCGGCGCGAGCTGGACATGCTGCTCACGTGTGGCGAGCGCATCTCCATGGCGCTGCTGTCCATGGCCCTCCAGGAGATGGAGGTCCCGGCCATCAGCTTCACGGGCAGCCAGAGCGGCATCATCACCAACGACGCGCATGCGCAGGCGCGCATCGTCGAGGTGAGGCCGTACCGCATCCACGACGAGCTGGCGCGGGGGCGGGTGGTCATCGTCGCCGGCTACCAGGGCGTGTCCTACAAGAAGGAAGTGACGACACTGGGGCGCGGCGGTTCGGACACGACGGCGGTGGCGCTGGCCGCGGCGCTCGAGGCCGAGGCGTGTGAAATCTACTCCGACGTGGATGGCATCTTCAGCGCGGACCCGCGCGTGGTGCCGGACGCGCGCAAGCTCGAGGCGCTCAACTACGACGAGATGCAGGAGCTGGCGAGCGCGGGCGCGAAGGTGCTCAACGCGCAGGCGGTGGAGTGGGCGAAGTCGCGCGGCATCGTCATCCTCGCGCGCACGGCGCACGCCCAGGGCACGGGCACGGCGGTGAGGGAGCTGACGGCGGCGCAGGACACACGCGTGAAGGGCGTCACCGCGGAGGTGGAGATGGCGGTGTTGTGCGCGACCGCGCGCGTGCGTCTGCCGGAGCTGCTGGAGTTCCTCGACGCGCGCGGGGTGCGCGGACGCACGCTCGGCCATGACGGGCTGTCCGAGGAGGCGGGGCATACGTACCTCCTCGTGCCCCTGGCGGACATCCACGGCGAGGAGGCGCTGCGCAAGGACCTGTCCACGCGCTTCGGTGACGGCGTGTCCTGGCGCGGTGAGCTGGGGACCGTCACCTGCGTGGGCGTGGGCCTCAACGCGGACTGGGTCCCCCTGCGGCAGTCGCTCGCCGCCGCGGAGGAGCTGGGCGCGCGCGTGCACGCGGTCCACACCTCTCCGCTCCAGCTCACGTTGCTGGTCGACAAGGCGCACCTCAAGCCGTTGACGGCGCGGCTGCACCGCGAGCTGCTCGGGAGCTGAGGGCGTCGCTTCGGGGGGGCCGCGTCCCGGGCCATTGGGAAGCCGGGGCGCGACGTGTCCCGGAGCGGGGAGACACGCCCTCGCCACGGTTCGGGCGAGGACGTGCAGGGGGAAAGCCTCGGGCCGTTGGTGGCGCCGACCCGAGGCCGGGCGAGGACTACTCGTCGACGGACGCCGTCGCGGCCGAGGGGCAGTCGGACTCCACCGCGCCCACGTCCGGAGCCGCGCCGCAGTAGGGCAGGCCCAGGTCCATCCCCTTGTCCACCGCGCCGGCGCCGGGCGCGAAGGTCTTCACGTCGGCCAGGGCGTTGGCCGCCTCGGAGGAGGTGGCGTCCTGTCCCTGCTGCTTCCAGGCGGCCAGCAGGTCACCGACCCACGAGGACCCGGGCACGAAGAACTTGCCCGTCGTGAAGCTGGCGCGCGGCTGGTAGACGTTGGCGCTCAGGTCCAGCTCGGACACGTAGGGCCCCAGGTTGACGGCGTTGCGGGTGGCGAAGAGGTTGTTGCGCACCGCCACGCGCGTCGAGTCACCCCCGGTGCCGTGGCCCACCACGAGCGCGAAGCCCTCCGTGCCGGTGACGGTGTTGTGCAGCACGCGAACGTCGACGCCGTTCTCGATGCGGATGGCGGAGCCCTCCGGCGTCTTCAAACCGTGGATGCGATTGCGGCGCACGGAGACGTTCGTCGGCGGCGCGTTCACCCGGTTGCCGCCCACGGCGATGCCCAGGGCCGCGTCGGAGATGTCGTTGTTCTCCAGCACGACGTTCTTCGCGGAGTAGTGCACCACCACGGCCTCGCCACGGGACGTGCTCGACTGGGTGAAGCCGTGCATGCGGTTGTTGCGCACGGTGACGTCGTGGCACGTCTTGATGTCGATGGCGTTCTCGCGGTTGTCGTGGAGGTGGTTGTCCTCGACGAGGACGCCCTTGGCGGGCGTGTCGTTGCTGAAGCCCTCGGGGCCGAGGCACTGCACCGAGTCACCCGAGTTGCCATGGATGTCGTTGCCGCGCACGGTGATGTCCCGCGACGTGGGGGCGATGACGATGCCGTGCGAGTCGGTCGAGCCCTGGTCGAAGTCGTGGATGTGGTTGTTCTGGATGGTGACGCCCCGGGCGCCCGAGTCGGTGCTGATGGCGCTGCCGAAGGCGCCGTTCTTCAGCTCGCTGTCGGCGAGGACCGAACCCTGGCTGTTGCCCGCGAAGGTCACGGCCACCTGCCGCGCGCCGCGCACGTCGAACTCGAGGTTCTCGAGGCGCCAGTAGGGGCGCTGCACCATCACCATGTACCAGCCGCTGGAGGTGGGGACGAGCTTCGCGTTGCCCTCTCCGCGCAGGGTGATGGGCGCGTTGGCGGTGCCAGCGCGCACGGCGGAGTCGATGACGAGCTTCTCCGCGTAGGTCCCGGACTGGACGCGAATCACTTCTCCCGGCCCCACGAGCGTGAGCGCCTTGGCGATGGTGCGCAGCGGCTTCGCCTGGGTGCCGGAAGCGGTGTCGTTGCCCGAAGGGCTGACATACCACTCGCGCGAATACTGGGGCTGCGAGGGCTCTTCCTCGGGCGCGGGCGCTGGTGGGGTGGGCGTCGAGGGGCCCGGTGTCTGGGTGACGGGCGGAGTGGATGTCCCGGGCGAGGTCGGCCGGGGAGTGCCCGTGGAGGGCGTCTGTGGGAGAGGGGTGTTGGGGACAGCACCCGAGGAGGGGGACTCCGTGCTTCCCTTACAGGCGAGAGCTCCGACGGAGATGGCTCCGAAGAGGCACAGGCTGCGAAGTGTGGACATGAGGGGGTGGGCTCCTCTTGGGGGTTGAGCGAGCCAAGAACGTTCGGTGGAGCGAGCGCTATTCTGCTTCCTCGCGCCGTCCGTTCCCTCGTCGGGCAGGCGGCCTGTCTCCCCTCTCACGCGAGCGGCGCGGATGCGCGGGGAGGACGAGGGCCGTGGCTCGGTCCGTGACCGCTACCACGAACCGGCGGCCCGATGGGAAGCGGCGCGTGGCTGCCTGGTGGGCAGTGGGAAGTGCTCGTGAGCCACGTCGTCGGGCAGCGAAGCGAGGAGGGCTTCGCGGTGATGCGGCGGCCCGCTCGGGAGTCTCAAGGCAACAGGCCGGGAATGCTGCCTCCGGGGCGCGGCGCGACGTGCATGCGGATGGTGCCAGGGAGGAGGAGGCACGCGGGTGGGGCGCCTCGGGCATTGCTTCCCACGGGCCACGGAGGCGCCGAGCACAGCCCCGTGAATGGAAGCCCATGAGGTCCCCAGGAGGGGGCCATGGTCGCCCGGGTGGGCGAGTCGGGTGGCTCGGCCGAGCCAGGTGTGGCCTCGGACCCGCGCCGTGGCGCCAGGGCCACCTCGTCTGGAGTCGGTGTCGTGTCGGGGATGAAGACGATGCCCTCGGGGATGGGCTCCTCTCGGGCGGCCTCGCCGAGGATGGCCTCGATGCGCTCCGTGCCTTCATCCTGGCTCGCCCCATGGCGGGTGGCGCATGCGCCCAGGCCCACCGCGACGCAGAGCGGGGCGAGGAGGTGGACTGAACGGCGGTGTGGCATCAGGCGCTCCTTTCTCGCTCGCGCGTGGGGACGCGCGGTGTCTCCCCGTGTCGCGCTCCGGAGCGGTGGATGCGCTCCGTTGGATTCTCCGCAGTCTCTCGCGGGCACCCGGGACGGGAGAAGGGGGACGTACCGCCAGCCTCGGGGCCCGTCGTGTCCTGGACTCCCGCGACGCGAGGATGGGCGTGAGGCCCCTTCGGGCACATGCTGGGCCGAGGGAAGGGGCGGGCACTTTCCGGAGGGTGCCTCCCCGAGAGGCGGAGGAGGGCCTCGCCGGGCCGCCCGTCCGAAGTGTCGTCGGGCTCCATGGTCCACCTCATCCGCCATTCCTAGGTTGCGCGGGAGTGGAGCGTGGAGGTCGTCGACCATGGTGTGTCAGAACTGCCGGAGCCGCCCAGCCGCGGTCGTGTTCAAGAAGCGGGTGAATGGCCAGGAGGCCACGCTCAACCTCTGCAACCACTGCGCGAGCGCGATGGGCATGGCCTTCGAGGGCTCCGAGGGGTTCGGCAGCCTGGAGAGCCTGGTGGAGCAGATGATGGGGCCCCGGCCGCGCTCCCGGGAGAACCTGCTCGCGCAGCTCTCGGAGATGGCCCAGCAGGTCCTGGAGCGCGCGGCGCGGATGACGCTCGACTCGGGCTACGAGCGCATGCGCATCGAACACCTGCTGCTGTCGCTGCTGCACTCGGTGCCGGAGCTGCGCGAGGCGCTCAAGCAGGCGGGGGCCCCGGTGGACGAGTTCGAGTCCCGGCTGGACACGGTGATGCCGCGCCGGGAGCCACGCCAGGCGAAGGGCGTCGCGCTGTCCTCGGGCGTCAAGCGCGTGCTCCAGCTTGCCCGGCTCCAGGCGCTGCAGATGGGTTACAGCTTCATCGGTCCGGAGCACCTGCTGCTCGGAATCCTGTTGGAGGGCGAGAGCTTCGCGGCGCAGTTCCTCTCCGGGGTGGACGTGAACGAGCTGCGCAAGCGCATGGCGGCCCAGGGCGGTCCTCCTCCGGCGCCCGCGTCGGGGGGCGGGGGGCGACAGGGGAGCGGTCTGCCACCCAACCTCACGCGCTTCACGCGGGACCTGTCGGTGCTGGCGCGCGCGGGGGAGCTGGACCCCGTCATCGGGCGAGAGAAGGAGATCCACCGCGTCATCCGCATCCTGAGCCGCAAGACGAAGAACAACCCGGTGCTCATCGGTGAGCCGGGCGTGGGCAAGACGGCCATCGCGGAGGGGTTGGCCCAGCGCATCGTCACGGGAGACGTGCCGGAGGTCCTCAAGGGCAAGCGGGTGCTCTCGCTCGACCTGGGCAGCGTGCTGGGGGGCACCAAGTTCCGGGGAGAGTTCGAGGAGCGCTTCAAGGGGTTGATGGACGAGATTCGCGCCCAGAAGGGGCAGATCATCCTCTTCATCGACGAGGTGCACACCGTCGTCGGCGCGGGGAACGCGGAGGGGGCGGTGGACGCCGCCAACCTCCTCAAACCGGCCCTGGCGCGAGGTGAGCTCCAGTGTCTGGGCGCGACGACGCTGGACGAGTACCGCAAGAACATCGAGAAGGACGCCGCGCTGGAGCGCCGCTTCCAGCCCGTCATGGTGGCCGAGCCCACGCCGGAGCAGGCCATCGAAATCCTCCGTGGCCTGCGCGACGCCTACGAGGCCCATCACCGCGTGAAGATTCTCGACACCGCGCTCACCGCGGCGGTGGAGCTGTCCGACAAGTACGTCAACGACCGGTTCCTGCCGGACAAGGCCATCGACCTGCTCGACGAGGCGGCGGCCATGGTGCGGCTGGGGGCGCGCACCGCGCCGGACCGCCTGGGGGAGATGGAGTCGCTGCTCGCGCAGAAGGAGAAGGACAAGAGCGCGGCGGTGGCGGGCGAGCGCTACGAGGAGGCCAGTCGCCTCAAGGCGGAGCTCGAGTCGCTTCGCTCCGAGCTGGAGGGGCTGCGC from Myxococcus stipitatus encodes the following:
- a CDS encoding ATP-dependent Clp protease ATP-binding subunit translates to MVCQNCRSRPAAVVFKKRVNGQEATLNLCNHCASAMGMAFEGSEGFGSLESLVEQMMGPRPRSRENLLAQLSEMAQQVLERAARMTLDSGYERMRIEHLLLSLLHSVPELREALKQAGAPVDEFESRLDTVMPRREPRQAKGVALSSGVKRVLQLARLQALQMGYSFIGPEHLLLGILLEGESFAAQFLSGVDVNELRKRMAAQGGPPPAPASGGGGRQGSGLPPNLTRFTRDLSVLARAGELDPVIGREKEIHRVIRILSRKTKNNPVLIGEPGVGKTAIAEGLAQRIVTGDVPEVLKGKRVLSLDLGSVLGGTKFRGEFEERFKGLMDEIRAQKGQIILFIDEVHTVVGAGNAEGAVDAANLLKPALARGELQCLGATTLDEYRKNIEKDAALERRFQPVMVAEPTPEQAIEILRGLRDAYEAHHRVKILDTALTAAVELSDKYVNDRFLPDKAIDLLDEAAAMVRLGARTAPDRLGEMESLLAQKEKDKSAAVAGERYEEASRLKAELESLRSELEGLRTQWQQKRGVTEPTVSPEDIATVVSEWTGIPARKLQLEEGQRLLEMEDALKRRVVGQEDALRAISEAVRRARAGLKDPNRPIGSFLFLGPTGVGKTETARALADYLFNDENAMIRLDMSEFQERHTVSRLIGAPPGYVGYEEAGRLTEAVRRRPYSVLLFDEVEKAHPDVFNLLLQILDDGRLTDSRGRTVDFKNAVIIMTSNLGSEAMGAARAALGFQRAEDEERAGRERASEAVMNALRGHFRPEFINRIDEIVVFHPLAPDQLRRIVDTMLEATRRKLHGQNLQLELTDAARDALAERGFEPRYGARPLRRVIQRELETEISRMLLRGEVSEGQRILVDHRDGAFVFRTESQGLAAGLESAAPASTPPT
- a CDS encoding GldG family protein; the protein is MNVALIGRYLGAFGLLLLLSSPATLFLTSGSPVATAVKAGIGLVLLGVCVATNLRAFGSPDARRSSVGFVRSALVVLGALAVLVVVNLVAYRHNARWDLTRGKLHSLAPQTVATLESLPEKVRAYGFMTPTHASYALTEELFRRYQAQAPERFEYVLEDPRRVPDLAAMYQLKEGQATVVLSRGEGPLASHTTLSVVSEQDLTNALIKLNAVGTQRVYFVTGHGEWPLAKDDAAPDDPGATLSELRRQLLQEGYGVEAIYLTGATDLPRDASLVVIAGARVPFSSPEVEVLRRYLTQGGRVLYFTDAGLRDGLGELLAEYGIQVDEGVAADAQYNSGNPYVLRTPFYGPHDIVRPLQQRGLNVELPTARSLSLLREGLADGVRVEPLIHTSQHGWVETNPEKDAVPSDGEKTGQLTLAATVTRDTSNAPDRRFAQARMVVVGESELLLDPNWGHEPNRNLVMNALGWASNQVARISLRPPDRDVSTITLDRNALSQLRFITTDLLPLSLMGLGLAIWLTRRSK
- a CDS encoding right-handed parallel beta-helix repeat-containing protein, coding for MSTLRSLCLFGAISVGALACKGSTESPSSGAVPNTPLPQTPSTGTPRPTSPGTSTPPVTQTPGPSTPTPPAPAPEEEPSQPQYSREWYVSPSGNDTASGTQAKPLRTIAKALTLVGPGEVIRVQSGTYAEKLVIDSAVRAGTANAPITLRGEGNAKLVPTSSGWYMVMVQRPYWRLENLEFDVRGARQVAVTFAGNSQGSVLADSELKNGAFGSAISTDSGARGVTIQNNHIHDFDQGSTDSHGIVIAPTSRDITVRGNDIHGNSGDSVQCLGPEGFSNDTPAKGVLVEDNHLHDNRENAIDIKTCHDVTVRNNRMHGFTQSSTSRGEAVVVHYSAKNVVLENNDISDAALGIAVGGNRVNAPPTNVSVRRNRIHGLKTPEGSAIRIENGVDVRVLHNTVTGTEGFALVVGHGTGGDSTRVAVRNNLFATRNAVNLGPYVSELDLSANVYQPRASFTTGKFFVPGSSWVGDLLAAWKQQGQDATSSEAANALADVKTFAPGAGAVDKGMDLGLPYCGAAPDVGAVESDCPSAATASVDE
- a CDS encoding ABC transporter ATP-binding protein; amino-acid sequence: MIEVQHLTRRYRDRVAIEDLSFSIEEGELLGFLGPNGAGKSTTMKVLTGFLPPSEGVVKVGGFDVTTHPLEVKRRIGYLPETPPLYPEMTVHGYLRFVASLKRLPSRGLEAEVERVASLTGVSHVLGRLIQELSKGYKQRTGIAQALLGAPPVLILDEPTEGLDPAQRAEVRALIKGLAGKHTVILSTHILPEVTMTCERVLILNQGRIVAHDDLRKLAGLHGPSQSASLEEVFIKLTAA
- a CDS encoding ABC transporter permease yields the protein MRTALAIARKELSLYFTTPWAYVVFTAMMALSAFFFAALLESFQQVQEMAREATWARMPPDYDSYRNLTEGVVVQLWGSVIIITLFVAPFLSMRLFAEEKRNKTYELLMTSPVRPLEVVVGKYLGGLGIITATLGLTLLFPALLSLFGHADTGAALEWPTVLTGYVGVLLWGATCMAVGLFISALTESQMLAALLTFAVLLPWMLLTSVAQATSEPLRSVLTYVSFDAQLQNLLKGVVEVQSFVFFASVIAFSLLLTHRAVEVQRQA
- a CDS encoding aspartate kinase gives rise to the protein MPIVVQKYGGSSVADVEKIRKVARRVKDKRDAGYQVVVVVSAMGDTTDELLALAKQVSPDPPRRELDMLLTCGERISMALLSMALQEMEVPAISFTGSQSGIITNDAHAQARIVEVRPYRIHDELARGRVVIVAGYQGVSYKKEVTTLGRGGSDTTAVALAAALEAEACEIYSDVDGIFSADPRVVPDARKLEALNYDEMQELASAGAKVLNAQAVEWAKSRGIVILARTAHAQGTGTAVRELTAAQDTRVKGVTAEVEMAVLCATARVRLPELLEFLDARGVRGRTLGHDGLSEEAGHTYLLVPLADIHGEEALRKDLSTRFGDGVSWRGELGTVTCVGVGLNADWVPLRQSLAAAEELGARVHAVHTSPLQLTLLVDKAHLKPLTARLHRELLGS